The Arachis ipaensis cultivar K30076 chromosome B07, Araip1.1, whole genome shotgun sequence genomic interval TGACCAACAGATGACTTTAATGGGTTATGCCAACCATACTGCAATAACTGAAAATAGGTTGGacaaaatttctacaaaatcacAGCTGCAAAGATAAAATGACAGATGAATAACAAAGATTCTGTGAGAATCTTTCATCCATAACTAAGTAAATAAATCCCTCACCTTGAAACAATGTTGGCAGAATGGAATAAATCCCCATGTCTTAGTTCCGCAATGACTCTCAATCGGCTGTTCCAAATAGAACAGAAAAGGTTGAAGATAACTAGGTACTTCTGACTCAAGAAAATAGTAATTGACATCAATATTGTATTTATCTATTGGTATATATGAAAACGATAGAACATGGCAATACCTGTAACGAGTGAAAGTAGTCAAAACTGACTGAAAATCTTCAAGACCAGCCGTGTAACCTTCTCGGCTTATGAGATTTGTATCAAGTTCTTGTTGGCCATGGGGCTTATCTACTGAATGACGACGCTTTCGTAGGTAGCATTCTTGTAGATCATTAAACTGGAATGAGGGAGGGaatatttgattgagatttgttTTTGAGACggaaaggaaaaatgaaagaaataaataaacaaataaaacagAACGCTTTAGGTGGTATAAAAAAGGATTTTTCCAGAAAACGTTTCAAAGCTTAGACAACTACAAAAGCTATATCATTAACTTCTCCAAATTTGTTTAGCTATTTCTTCtggtcttgaaaaagaaaaatgacaaAGAATTTCCAGACAACTTCTTTCAAAAAAGATCACATTGATAATATTTAAAGAATAATTTATCGAAAATGAATTCAAGAACTAAATAATGAACCAAGATAACCTGTGTATGCACCCTCTTTTTTCTGACTAGAGCAGCACCCGATTGATTTATATATTGTGATTCTGATCCACTGATGCCATCTTTTCTATGTGCTCCATATCCATGAGAACTGATTTGGGATTTCCCCTCGTTTTTCTTAGTCAAACTTCCCGAAGACAACCCTCCTCGAAGATTTAGAGTACTAGACATAAGACCAGTACTGTTCTTGTCCATTGATGAGTGCCATGATTTTCTTCCACCAGAATCATCAAGCATCCGCAATTTGACAGAGTACCTGTCTCTTGCACGATACAAGTCCATTCGATGTTTCTCTACAGCACTAATGTCCTCTTTTATGAACTGGAGATCAGTTTGCACCTATAAATGGAACACCCGTCGAATGCAAGATTGAAATGAAAAAAGAAATATGTATTAAACTTAGTACAGAAGAAGCCATTTAATGCAATCGGATGAAAGGAAAAATTGATAAGTTGATAACAATAATTTAATCCCAAAAAGAAGATAGAGATCACGTCAGCACACCTCCTTTAACTCGTCAACTTTTTGCTTCCGTAAGCAATGCAAGAAGTCTAACAAGATCTGCATGTTTCTCTCAGCTTCTTCTtgttccatttttcttttcttctctgcaAGGAGAGACAGGAGGGTGTCTAGCTCCTTAATTGTCACGTCACAACCCTGTTTGAAGATTCAAAAAACAGAGAGAGAGGAATCATCAACTAAATAAAACAACTAAATATGAAGAATTAGGCCAAATTTCACAAAATCCTGTTAAATAGATATACATAGCTAGTGACCGACCTTCAATAAAATCACAAGTATGAATTCAACAGAAGTAAAGAAAAAATAAGTTTCCACCTTAATTATANNNNNNNNNNNNNNNNNNNNNNNNNNNNNNNNNNNNNNNNNNNNNNNNNNNNNNNNNNNNNNNNNNNNNNNNNNNNNNNNNNNNNNNNNNNNNNNNNNNNNNNNNNNNNNNNNNNNNNNNNNNNNNNNNNNNNNNNNNNNNNNNNNNNNNNNNNNNNNNNNNNNNNNNNNNNNNNNNNNNNNNNNNNNNNNNNNNNNNNNNNNNNNNNNNNNNNNNNNNNNNNNNNNNNNNNNNNNNNNNNNNNNNNNNNNNNNNNNNNNNNNNNNNNNNNNNNNNNNNNNNNNNNNNNNNNNNNNNNNNNNNNNNNNNNNNNNNNNNNNNNNNNNNNNNNNNNNNNNNNNNNNNNNNNNNNNNNNNNNNNNNNNNNNNNNNNNNNNNNNNNNNNNNNNNNNNNNNNNNNNNNNNNNNNNNNNNNNNNNNNNNNNNNNNNNNNNNNNNNNNNNNNNNNNNNNNNNNNNNNNNNNNNNNNNNNNNNNNNNNNNNNNNNNNNNNNNNNNNNNNNNNNNNNNNNNNNNNNNNNNNNNNNNNNNNNNNNNNNNNNNNNNNNNNNNNNNNNNNNNNNNNNNNNNNNNNNNNNNNNNNNNNNNNNNNNNNNNNNNNNNNNNNNNNNNNNNNNNNNNNNNNNNNNNNNNNNNNNNNNNNNNNNNNNNNNNNNNNNNNNNNNNNNNNNNNNNNNNNNNNNNNNNNNNNNNNNNNNNNNNNNNNNNNNNNNNNNNNNNNNNNNNNNNNNNNNNNNNNNNNNNNNNNNNNNNNNNNNNNNNNNNNNNNNNNNNNNNNNNNNNNNNNNNNNNNNNNNNNNNNNNNNNNNNNNNNNNNNNNNNNNNNNNNNNNNNNNNNNNNNNNNNNNNNNNNNNNNNNNNNNNNNNNNNNNNNNNNNNNNNNNNNNNNNNNNNNNNNNNNNNNNNNNNNNNNNNNNNNNNNNNNNNNNNNNNNNNNNNNNNNNNNNNNNNNNNNNNNNNNNNNNNNNNNNNNNNNNNNNNNNNNNNNNNNNNNNNNNNNNNNNNNNNNNNNNNNNNNNNNNNNNNNNNNNNNNNNNNNNCCcccccacacacacacacacataaaaaAAACGGAAGGGAAAAACACACCACAGAGAAAAGGGGGTCATTCAGAGTTAGCATTTAGCAACTCTCAGTTTAGGCAAACAGTTGTAATTGAACTTTTATTCATAATAATACAATCAGTTTTGCCGTGTGCCCTATTGAAGAACAAAATGTTACAGTATCATTTTTACTGTGCCATAACAGCAACATGCCATATATCCATAACAGAGTGACAAATAGAACAGTATTTTGAATTATTACAACAATCAATAAcgaattatttaattttgtgacaactcacaaaatgaattaaaaaaaattagctatGACAAAGGTAAAGATCAAAAGTAGTACAGCTAGAACAACAAACCTTCTCCAATGCATGGCGGAAATGCTCCACAGGGGTAGCAGTTCTCGATATTTGGCGAGCAGAAGTCTTCTTTAGTAGCTACAAATGTGGTACAGAAACCGTATAACAATAAGCTGCATTTCGAAGTAAATCCAGTTCAAGATAAAAATTAAGCTCAAACTCTCATATTCAAACTTTCACGCTTTCAAATTACCGAAAACAGAAAAAACGACGCTAGTGAAGCCAGCAAGACCAACATTATTCCATTCAGCGAGTTATGAAACTCAAAAACAATATCAGCCAGACCTATTCAGCTAAAAAGAACGCTACATACAGCAGCACAGATTCTACTCTTAAACGTAACAGGAACAATCTCAGTCTGGAAAAAAGTTAATATCACCTAAAGCGCGAAAAACTGAATTCAAAGTTTTCTGTTCCTTTACACAACGAAGCACGCATATATTCCTCTCTTAAACGTAAACGAAACAACCGATTCCAATCCAAACGAACCGAATTCGAAGTTTCTAACTCCCGAAAACAAACTCTGCCGAATCGGAATAAAAAAAGCGAAGAGGCGAACCTTGTCGAGCAAGAAGTTAGGGAAGAGGTGGCTGTTGGTGAGGTAATGGCCGCAGCAAGGGCAATCGCTCTTGTTGCGAAGGTGAGTGGTGATGCACATGTAGCAGAAGCTGTGTCCGCACGAGGTGAGGAACGCGTCCTTGATGATCTGCATGCAAATCGGGCAGAGAAAATCCTTGTCGAGCTCCGGCATAACCGCTTCGGAGGCGGCAAAAATCTCGCCGCCAGAGACGGCGCCGACGGTTGCCGCGGACGGATCGGCGGCAGCGGCTGGTTTGGACTGCTCGGATTTGACGACGGCTGGGACCAGAGGCCCAGCAGAGAAGTCCTCCATTTGGAGGTCTATCGTGGAGGAGTGGTGGTGGCTTCTTCTGTCTTCCTTTTTCGGTTACggcttagagagagagagaagagagtgtgTGGTTTTCAGTAATTCGGGGTTGTGTGAGAGATTTGagtgcagagagagagagagtggggaGTGTGGGGCCATGGTGTAGTATTGTGAGGGTGAGATATGTCCACGTGATGGCAACGCTTGCAATATGATGAAGAACGCCACGTCACTCTAAACGTCAAAATCTTCACCAAATGTTTTTTGGAAAATGTttgataactaaaaaaaattaattaaaaataatcataatttattctatttaatatttattaattattataataattaataaatattaaataagataaattctggtTATTGCCACAATTAATTGTTAATATTTACTAACATAAAAGAAACGTCGTTATGCTGTAAATTTTTTTCCGCCAAGGATCCATTCTGGTAAAAAATTCAATGACTAATCTTTCAACTATTGCAGGAGCACAAAGTAAATGAccttctaaataaaaaaaaagtttcttTCTCATTCtccaaaaaaacccaaaaaaaggttaaaaaataCAGACTCTTATTTATTTGTGTCGGCTTATGCTAGTACATTATGTTATAATCTGAAATTACTATTATCTTTTTCATCAATCATAACCACCATATTTTTGTTTTCAACCTCCAATCGTTACATAAGTGATTATTATTTACTAGCATATAATATATAACAATTAACTTGAATTAATCTAATGAATAATTCAAATATCTTCTTATTTACACGACAACTCTATAACAGAAAACCAAAAACATATAATATACAACTATTTTTAatctaaattatatattattttattaaactctAAGCACTAAATTCATCTACCTGGGTTGTATAGTAGAGATTTCATGCATCTAGCGGATATCATATATGCCTTAGGTTGTATGGGCCGTGTCATATAACTATATTAGCacctaatttaaaatctattccATCACTAACTAGTAACTAGTAGATGAAAAAGCAGTATATATGTCTAAATTAAAACACAATTGTATAGAATTAAACTACTTTCTACTCTAAAGAATAAAAGTTGCCTTTTATTTTGACTTTAATTTACCTGTATTTCTTTTAAATAGGTGTCAAGCAAGGTCCTCATATATAGGTCAACTAAACTAACTCNNNNNNNNNNNNNNNNNNNNNNNNNNNNNNNNNNNNNNNNNNNNNNNNNNNNNNNNNNNNNNNNNNNNNNNNNNNNNNNNNNNNNNNNNNNNNNNNNNNNNNNNNNNNNNNNNNNNNNNNNNNNNNNNNNNNNNNNNNNNNNNNNNNTTATCCTTAATCGGCATATTTTCCCCCTACTGTTGTGAACAGGTTACTAAAATCACAAGCATAGAGAATAATGTTGAAGGTATAAATGTGTTAGGTATCAGAACTAATAAGAACCAAATAACGCAatcaaaatttgttaaaaatattatttgtaaattaaaatcagttattataTTTGTactctaacatatattttatattggtggTTGATTTTAATGTATACATGGTATAATCGAAAATTTGCAAACGAAAAAATAGATGGAACTAAATAAGAATTTACACAATAGTAAAAACAATAATATGATAAAAATGGTGAAATTACAATCTCTCACAATATATAAAAAAGTCTATATTACTCTTTTACATATTACAAAAATTTATACAAAAAGATTATACgtataaaaaaattttactagttttttctctaaaattttatTCACTAATTCTATGTAAAGCATGTGATACATTAACAAATGCCTTAATCCTCTATATATAGTTTCCTAAAAGTAGTGATATGAGAAATAAATCACTACTTATTCAAGTTGTCATAATACTAAGTTGATCAACTTGATCTTGTTAAGTTTTCATCTTGTACAATTTTATTAAGTTGTATGATAAGTTGATAAATATCAACTTAATCTTATTATCGTATAATAACTCATTCTTTGGCTAAGTCAAAAGATTACAACTAAACTAACTTATCTTTAAGTTATAATTTTTTACTAGAATTTTGACTATGCAAATTGAACAACTTACAAATTAATTTTATGAGTTTTCCAATTTAATAAAAACATACTTGATTCTAGACAAAGTTTACTTCTATAATGTTCTTTAATATTCTACAAATTTAAACTTGCTCCACTtgtaatttttagttatttttgtatacttcaaaatcaaaaaaaaaaaaagaattttgctTCTTCTTTTCACAAAATGTGGTTTCTATATAGCGATTAtaaggtaaaatatattttttgttcttgaaatttgttaaaagttttaaaaatacctttaaattttattttgtttcaatttagttctaaaaattttttatttgcgtCAAATATACCTTGGTGGCTAAGTTTTCaaaagaataaattaccatttgtatctaTGAAAGATACAAACGCTGACAAATgtatccatataagaataaaacgacaattgtacCCACGGAAGATAGCTTTTATGTGCCAAGAATACCCTAACGGACCAATTGTGTAACCAACGTCCGGGTACTCTTGGCACACGGAAGCCATCTTCCGTGgttataattgtcgttttattcttatatgggtacatttgtcaacatttgtatctttgatgggtacaaatagtaatttattcttttcaaaaaaCTTAGAATCAATTAAACAACAATTTTACAAGAATAACCTTCAATACAAACAAATCAGACATAGTTGTCATACATTATTGCTGGATTAGTCTTAAATTTTCTGAAAACCTAGCTGTTAaaaatatatttgatacaaataaaaaactttaaagacaaaattaaaacaaaataaaacttaggtatatttttaaaaattttaacaaattttaaagacaaaaaatatattttaccccaattttaattaaattgtagTTGTAGCTAGCTATAAATGTCGTCACAATTGTagttttttcttcattcttttaaTTTATAACTCAAAAGTTGATTCATTACAATCTTAATGCGACTTCGTTATAACCTATTGCAATTATATAGCAGTTGATTTATATGAATATTATGTAAGCCAAAATTTCAAGGTGCCATATGATTCTGGAGCTGGCCATGATTTCTATAATATATAGTAACATTCTCTAActacatttttattttgtatttagggGAGATATatgctgcatttttttcaatttaaatgatGCAGACACAACGATATCTGCAAATATATAACACTTGGCTAGTGTGCTTCCAGGTACAAAGTTGACAGGTTGCAATAATACAACTGAAATATCAACTATGGAGTGGAAAGACCAAAATACCACAATTAATACATTATCTGCTCAAGTGGTGCCTTATTTCAATTTTCTGCTCTAAAAAGTAGATTAAACATCTAAAATGATTTTTGATTTATAATAAATGTTAGATCGGAAATCGGATACTtcatttttcaataaatttttatttttaaaaatctttttataattatttttgtcaaatatNNNNNNNNNNNNNNNNNNNNNNNNNNNNNNNNNNNNNNNNNNNNNNNNNNNNNNNNNNNNNNNNNNNNNNNNNNNNNNNNNNNNNNNNNNNNNNNNNNNNNNNNNNNNNNNNNNNNNNNNNNNNNNNNNNNNNNNNNNNNNNNNNNNNNNNNNNNNNNNNNNNNNNNNNNNNNNNNNNNNNNNNNNNNNNNNNNNNNNNNNNNNNNNNNNNNNNNNNNNNNNNNNNNNNNNNNNNNNNNNNNNNNNNNNNCTTATAGTAAATTTTTTTAGAGTTATTTGTCAAACACATATTATATAAATTTGATTGAAACGATAAAACTATAAAGGGATTACAAAAGTAATTCTTAAGAACttctacaaataaaaaatttgttagaAACTAAAGTGTGTCTGATCCGAATTTTATTGGGATCAATTTAACTTTTTATCCCAAAAAAATTGTGTGAATAAAAGTTTCTTTTGACATAAATATTTTAAGTtgcattaatttaaatttatatatattgaaTGCTTTTAGAATACTTTCTAGCTAACACCTTATTCTTAATTGCAAATCCTTATCAAATAATACTAGTAATTAGTGAGAGTGATTGATTAAGAtacttcaaatcttttttcaaagtTGGTTGGTTGGAAGTTTAGGGGTTTAATTCGACTTttgtcttttttattattttttcctcAATAAAAtcgattttgggccaaatttagACCATTACATTGTAGACTCTATCAGGACCTTTCTTTCATATGATCCAAATACTTTTCCTCTTACACACCAgaccaaaacaaaaaaatacCAAATCTTCGTCCCAAAGAACAAACAGATGATGAAAACTATACCAAACTTTACTGTTTCATTTTCATGTCATCTTAATTGAGTGTGGCTAATTTCTTAaacattataataataataataatagttaaaaGATAAGTTACNNNNNNNNNNNNNNNNNNNNNNNNNNNNNNNNNNNNNNNNNNNNNNNNNNNNNNNNNNNNNNNNNNNNNNNNNNNNNNNNNNNNNNNNNNNNNNNNNNNNNNNNNNNNNNNNNNNNNNNNNNNNNNNNNNNNNNNNNNNNNNNNNNNNNNNNNNNNNNNNNNNNNNNNNNNNNNNNNNNNNNNNNNNNNNNNNNNNNNNNNNNNNNNNNNNNNNNNNNNNNNNNNNNNNNNNNNNNNNNNNNNNNNNNNNNNNNNNNNNNNNNNNNNNNNNNNNNNNNNNNNNNNNNNNNNNNNNNNTTTGTTTTGTGGTCATTGTACCCAAAAACAACGTTTCCACCCTACGTGAGACCCAAGCGTAGAATTTTCTAAAACGTGGAATCTACTTTCTATTGATTTATTCAACATGGAATAAAGTTATTACATTattcataaaaataatattttccaattttctttttaagaaaaatagttataaaataaaataaaagtgtatGTATAACTCATTTATCTACGTAAAATCTAGCATGAATGCCCTACaacattattttatgattttatcagTTATCATATAAGCTTTAGTAAAGATTATTGTcactttttaatatatatatatatttNNNNNNNNNNNNNNNNNNNNNNNNNNNNNNNNNNNNNNNNNNNNNNNNNNNNNNNNNNNNNNNNNNNNNNNNNNNNNNNNNNNNNNNNNNNNNNNNNNNNNNAATAACAATATATCATCTTAAATCATTCttctaatttttatataaattaattatttttaaaatttaactatttttaatattaaaaataaaaaattaataaataataattttatttatttttaaaatataacatTTACTTATTAATAGTAATATATAATTTgtgattaaattaaaaaaaaaattaatattgaaAGAAAAACTTGAAAGAATAGTAGAGAAAATGAATGAGAGAATTGTATTTAATGATGCGTATGTACAATAGAGATCATGCCTTTACCCAGAAGCATGATagtaaagaagagagaaagatgaTAGTAAAGAAGAGATTAGTAACAAACTATAACAAATTGATACCCTCAAGATTTATTTTAAGAATGGAACGTTACAAGAAAATGATTGGAAACTGTTAAATTTATTGACGGAATTACGAAAAGAATCCATCGATCAATTTTTTACTGCTAAATTTAGCATCAGATAAATTTTGATGGTAAAATTTTTGTTAATCATTGATTATTGTCGAATTTTGTAATCCAATGATAATTTCTGACATAATCAGCAGCAGAGTTCATTAAATAGGTGATGAAAAATTAGAGGTGTTATGTACtagcatagttgtcagaaccgaatcgGTGATCGAACCAATAAAGTTACTGGGTTACTAGGTTACTGGTTCAATCGGTGAGTCACTGGTCGAACCGGTTAATTcggtataattaaataattatataaaatttaattatctttttattattagtatttttataaaaataattatcatttttaaattttaatattttattaattagtttatatttattttattattatattattataggtGAAAAGTCACATACAATTGTTTTTttgtgaagttgatatttaagAACCGTTGACTAGTTTAACTAAATATCATCTAGCAATTTTCAACTATTAACTTCATATgaagacaaaaaataaaataatatattaaaaaaataatattaatagatatcaattatcatataatcatgaaaaaaataaattgtgattaattaaattttttgtttatctttttaatttgtatatatttaataaaatttatagttaaataaaatgtaattgatttaaaaatgagtgactttgaaattaaaataaattgaatataagtGAAAAGAAAGAAtgctatatgtattataatttgtatATTAGTTGATGAGAATCACTTTAGCTTGGTGGTAGAAGCATGCTTGCTTTATCCTGGAGGAAGGGGTTTGAACCCCACTGGAAGCATTTTGGAAAATTTTTCGCTGGAGGGTTTAGAGCACGGTGGAGTTGCAGATCGATAGTCCATTGTAGATTCACCTTCAAACCGAGCGGCTCGAATCGGTCCGATTTTCACCGGTTCGTACCGATTCTCTACCTTAAACGGTTAGAAGCTTAGACCGGAGCAGTATTGGATTCGGTTTACCAGTTTTTCGGTCAAACCGACCGGTCCAgtccggttctgacaactatgcgtACTAGGATATAGAATTTATCAATAGATTAACTAAGGATCTCGCTAGAGAGGAGTTAAACCTCAAAATGTCCTTGAGATTGGCGTCATGCACTAAAATCGTCCTTGAGATtctaattgcaccaattacgtccctgagattgaaaaaaatataccatattagtccctgacctaTTTTCCATTAACGATGTGATGACATGGCATAATAACGTGGACTGTAAGTGAAacgtgtcacttcatgatttggccacgtgtaatggtatgatgatgtggtggccagtgacacgtggcatgttgACGTGGAttgttgtgccacgtgtcacaatgttatttggccacgtgtctgtttgtgccacgtgtcgcaaccGTATTCGTCCatgtgtcatccattatgtcatcgttgtatatgcaccaaattagtccctcactttgcattaagtaactcattttagtccctgaaattgaatgtcgtgcaccaaactagtcccttcaccaattttttctcattttttttaaatttaaaattttaatatcttgaatacactaatttcaattttattttttcatatatcatttaaatacaagtgctttcataaaaatttttaagattttactttttagttttaattatataatttttttaataatttaacattggtaaattttgtaatatataagtatgttattataaaaaaaattatttgattgattagacacatttttctcataaaaaaatatgtgtttttaacaataaattaataattaaaataaatattttttttttatgaaatacaCTTCTCGTTATGTGTAAATGAGTTAGATTGAAAGCACTTCAACCACCCTCACTACCATCTTTGACCTCTACAGTCTAGACGAAAGAGGTCGGAAATGGTAATGAGGGAagcttgaaatgccttcacgtcaactccaagacgGCGGTTATTAGGGGTATCcgcaagaaaatttttttttataaaagtactgaaagaggtcggagatggtagtgaAGGTGCTTGAAAAGCCTTCACGTCAGCTCTAAGTAGGCGGTTAGGGTAttcgcaagagaaaaaatattttataaaaacacttttatttgaagaacatgtgaaaaaatagaattgaaattaatgcatttaaaaatattgagaattttgaatttatagaaaaaaatgagaaaaaactggtgaagggactagtttggtgcacgacattcaatttcagggactaaaatgagtcacttaatgcaaagtgagggactaatttggtgcatatacaacgatgacataatggatgacacgtggacgaatacggttgcgacacgtggccaaataacattgtgacacgtggcacaaccatccacgtcagcatgccacgtgtcactggtcaccacataatcataccattacacgtggtcaaatcatgaagtgacacgtgtcacttacaaTCCACGTCATTATGctatgtcatcacgtcgttaatggaaaataggtcagggactaatatggtgcacttttttcaatctcagggacgtaattggtgcaattggaatctcagggacgattttagtgcatgacgccaatctcagggaccattttggggtttaactccGCTAGAgagactatttgtacaatgtgtacaatgggctattgagttacaaaatgaacatccttcatactatctagaataaccat includes:
- the LOC107608981 gene encoding E3 ubiquitin-protein ligase COP1; the protein is MEDFSAGPLVPAVVKSEQSKPAAAADPSAATVGAVSGGEIFAASEAVMPELDKDFLCPICMQIIKDAFLTSCGHSFCYMCITTHLRNKSDCPCCGHYLTNSHLFPNFLLDKLLKKTSARQISRTATPVEHFRHALEKGCDVTIKELDTLLSLLAEKKRKMEQEEAERNMQILLDFLHCLRKQKVDELKEVQTDLQFIKEDISAVEKHRMDLYRARDRYSVKLRMLDDSGGRKSWHSSMDKNSTGLMSSTLNLRGGLSSGSLTKKNEGKSQISSHGYGAHRKDGISGSESQYINQSGAALVRKKRVHTQFNDLQECYLRKRRHSVDKPHGQQELDTNLISREGYTAGLEDFQSVLTTFTRYSRLRVIAELRHGDLFHSANIVSSIEFDRDDDLFATAGVSRSIKVFDFSGVVNEPADSHYPVVEMSTRSKLSCLSWNKYSKNQIASSDYEGIVTVWDVTTRKSLMEYEEHEKRAWSVDFSKTDPSMLVSGSDDCKVKVWCTRQEASVLNIDMKANICCVKYNPGSGNYIAVGSADHHIHYYDLRNISRPVHVFSGHKKAVSYVKFLSNDELASASTDSTLRLWDVKDNVPVRTFKGHANEKNFVGLTVNSEYIACGSETNEVFVYHKEISKPVTWHKFGSPEVDDAEDEAGSYFISAVCWKSDSPTILTANSQGTIKVLVLAA